In Chlorogloeopsis sp. ULAP01, the following are encoded in one genomic region:
- a CDS encoding TonB-dependent siderophore receptor produces the protein MFRLFWFLGYKCGIIALFLLLAYPAKASEFRQVREKREIPHISEIERIFKSADFLVQLPAAPQTAPSSEVIPVTGVKANPTDKGVEVILQTSAAEKLQITNRSQGNNFIADIPGAQLRLPSGDAFTFRSQKPITGITEITVTNLDANTIRVTVTGEEGLPVVELFDSDEGLIFGLTPTGTAVQNPSPSPPLPLPLVRGGEGEGSEEPAAQQDEPIELVVTGEQDGYRVQDATTVTRTDTPLRDIPQSIQIIPQEVLREQRTDTSSALINAPSVRTSSPSNFDSLRIQVRGFFTSPTLNGFKDSLSSSLGPDLTGIERIEVLQGPNSILFGSSSPGGTVNLVTKQPLRNPYYFAEATFGNFDFYRGELDLSGPLYDAKKVLYRLNASYRDQGFFIDSSRTRNLVIAPAVSLDLGENTKLTLEGIYKDLEFEKISFGLPVIGTILSNPNGKIPRDRNVNEGTLYAEGSRMGYTLEHKFSEDWSLRNAFQYSRYFSSYGDPDGATFPTGLLADNRTLEREYFNADYDQRDYRLSTNVIGKFATGLIQHQLLFGFDLGRQTIDSNGVSREIAPLDLFNPIYGQSPGAIISGSEYDDNSLTDELGIILQDQVTIANNLKLLLSGRFDTFTQTDRNFLADTKTSQSGNAFSPRLGIVYQPIAPISLYANYSRSFQPAIGRAFDGSVFEPTRGTQYEVGVKADLNDRLSTTLAFYDITQSNVLTDDPDNIGFSVQTGEQRSQGIELSFVGEILPGWNIFASYAYNDARVTKDNSIPEGNRVQRTTPHAASLWTTYEIQRGNLQGLGFGLGLFYVGDRAGDAANTFEVPSYLTTDATIFYKRNGFRAALNIKNLFDVDYFENAFSRLRVSPGAPFTVQGTVSWTF, from the coding sequence ATGTTCCGGCTATTTTGGTTCTTGGGTTACAAGTGTGGAATAATTGCATTGTTTTTGCTTTTAGCTTATCCTGCAAAAGCTTCAGAGTTCAGGCAGGTTAGGGAGAAAAGAGAAATTCCTCACATCAGTGAGATTGAGCGTATTTTTAAAAGTGCAGATTTTCTAGTACAGTTGCCAGCAGCACCTCAAACAGCACCCTCATCAGAAGTGATACCAGTGACAGGAGTGAAAGCTAATCCTACAGACAAGGGTGTGGAAGTAATTTTACAGACTTCTGCTGCTGAGAAGTTACAAATCACAAATCGCAGCCAGGGAAATAACTTTATTGCTGATATTCCTGGCGCACAACTGCGGCTACCGTCTGGCGATGCTTTTACATTCCGTTCCCAAAAACCAATTACGGGAATTACTGAGATAACTGTCACAAATCTGGATGCTAATACTATCCGAGTTACTGTGACTGGTGAGGAGGGTTTGCCTGTTGTGGAGTTATTTGATAGTGATGAGGGTTTGATTTTTGGTTTGACGCCCACTGGAACTGCGGTGCAAAACCCCTCCCCTTCCCCTCCCCTTCCCCTCCCCTTGGTAAGGGGAGGGGAAGGGGAGGGGTCAGAGGAACCAGCAGCACAGCAGGATGAACCGATTGAGTTGGTGGTGACAGGGGAACAAGATGGTTATCGCGTGCAGGATGCGACAACAGTAACGCGCACCGATACACCATTGCGAGATATACCTCAATCGATTCAGATTATTCCTCAAGAAGTTCTGCGCGAGCAACGTACCGACACTTCTAGTGCGCTCATCAATGCCCCAAGTGTCCGCACTTCATCTCCTTCTAACTTTGATTCATTGCGGATACAAGTTCGGGGATTTTTTACTTCACCTACACTAAACGGTTTCAAAGACTCTTTATCTTCTAGCCTTGGGCCTGATCTTACTGGAATTGAAAGAATTGAAGTTCTCCAAGGCCCAAACTCTATTTTATTCGGTTCATCCTCGCCAGGAGGAACAGTCAACTTGGTAACGAAACAGCCATTGCGCAATCCTTACTACTTCGCCGAAGCAACCTTTGGTAATTTTGACTTTTACCGTGGTGAATTGGATCTTTCTGGGCCTTTATATGATGCTAAGAAAGTACTATATCGACTGAATGCATCGTACAGAGATCAAGGGTTTTTCATTGACTCTAGCAGAACCAGAAATCTAGTGATTGCTCCGGCAGTGAGTCTTGATCTAGGAGAGAATACAAAGCTGACGCTTGAGGGAATTTACAAGGATCTAGAGTTTGAAAAAATTAGTTTTGGCTTACCTGTAATTGGAACAATACTTTCTAATCCCAATGGTAAAATACCTCGCGATCGCAACGTTAATGAGGGAACCCTCTACGCTGAGGGTTCCAGAATGGGATACACATTAGAGCATAAATTTAGTGAGGATTGGTCATTAAGAAACGCTTTTCAATATAGTAGATACTTTTCTTCTTATGGCGATCCCGATGGAGCTACTTTTCCCACTGGACTTTTAGCAGATAATCGGACATTAGAGAGAGAATATTTCAATGCAGACTACGATCAGCGTGACTATAGACTTTCGACCAATGTGATTGGTAAGTTTGCAACAGGCTTAATCCAACATCAGCTACTGTTTGGCTTTGATTTAGGTAGACAAACTATCGATTCCAATGGTGTTAGTAGAGAGATTGCCCCACTTGACTTGTTCAATCCAATTTATGGACAATCGCCTGGGGCAATCATATCTGGATCTGAATATGATGACAATTCCTTGACAGATGAGCTTGGCATTATATTGCAAGATCAGGTAACAATTGCAAACAACTTGAAGCTACTTTTGAGTGGTAGATTTGATACTTTTACGCAAACTGACAGGAACTTTCTTGCCGACACAAAAACAAGTCAATCAGGTAACGCCTTTAGTCCCCGTTTGGGAATTGTATATCAGCCAATCGCGCCTATTTCTCTCTATGCCAACTACAGTCGCTCGTTCCAGCCAGCGATTGGTAGAGCCTTTGATGGCAGCGTCTTTGAGCCAACAAGGGGTACCCAATATGAAGTTGGGGTGAAAGCAGATTTGAATGACAGGCTTTCGACTACACTGGCTTTCTACGATATTACCCAATCTAACGTCCTAACCGACGATCCAGATAATATAGGCTTTTCTGTGCAAACTGGAGAACAGCGCAGTCAAGGAATTGAACTTAGTTTTGTAGGTGAAATTTTACCGGGATGGAATATCTTTGCCAGTTATGCCTACAACGATGCCCGTGTCACTAAAGATAATTCGATTCCAGAAGGCAACCGCGTGCAACGAACTACTCCTCATGCTGCCAGCTTATGGACAACCTATGAAATTCAACGAGGAAACTTGCAAGGTTTGGGGTTTGGTTTGGGACTTTTTTATGTAGGCGATCGCGCCGGAGATGCAGCCAATACATTTGAGGTACCAAGCTATTTAACAACAGATGCTACTATCTTCTACAAGCGAAATGGTTTCCGTGCTGCTCTCAATATCAAAAACCTCTTCGATGTGGACTATTTTGAAAATGCTTTCAGTCGATTGCGAGTTTCTCCTGGTGCGCCATTTACAGTGCAAGGAACTGTTTCTTGGACGTTTTGA
- a CDS encoding AraC family transcriptional regulator, producing the protein MTNTVSCQEFWEQVKSVKEYTDIENEYSEILYKYSQWFGQGNILNIELRQGFYLTLEDYQVNKNITIDYPEMEHPLGFYFQISGGINCRRYGLNCAGNSIISGSGFLPQLFHEHLSYEPYKAVKVHIEPEVFKRFMGFNDAIPSQMKHLFRKPDEKHYFHNGIVTNQMQIALQQISQCPFQGLVKRMYLESKILELIALRLQQDIEAETIHRFSHTSKKGLVDKIYYAKDILESRIDNPPSVLELAQLVGLNHHQLKQGFRKVLGHTVFGYLHNFRMEQARLLLSEGKMSVAEVANSVGYEHLGHFAGAFKQKFGTTPSACLKGKIFK; encoded by the coding sequence ATGACTAACACAGTTTCATGCCAGGAGTTCTGGGAACAAGTTAAATCAGTAAAAGAATACACAGATATAGAGAATGAATACTCAGAAATTTTGTATAAATATTCACAATGGTTTGGACAGGGAAATATTTTAAATATTGAGCTACGGCAGGGATTTTACCTGACACTAGAAGATTACCAAGTAAATAAAAATATAACTATTGATTATCCAGAAATGGAACATCCCTTAGGATTTTATTTTCAAATCTCAGGCGGTATAAATTGTCGCCGTTACGGCTTAAATTGTGCTGGTAATAGCATCATATCAGGTAGTGGTTTTTTACCACAATTATTTCATGAGCATTTATCTTACGAGCCTTATAAAGCTGTTAAGGTGCATATAGAACCTGAAGTCTTCAAGAGATTTATGGGTTTTAATGATGCTATTCCATCCCAGATGAAACATCTATTTCGGAAACCAGACGAAAAGCATTACTTTCACAACGGTATCGTTACCAACCAAATGCAGATAGCTTTGCAGCAAATTAGCCAGTGTCCTTTTCAGGGTTTGGTTAAACGTATGTACCTGGAGAGTAAAATTCTGGAGTTAATAGCTTTGCGGTTACAACAAGATATTGAGGCAGAAACAATACATCGTTTTAGCCATACTTCAAAAAAGGGTTTAGTGGATAAGATTTACTATGCAAAGGATATTTTAGAATCCCGTATTGACAACCCTCCTTCAGTATTGGAGTTAGCGCAGCTAGTTGGACTTAATCATCATCAACTCAAACAAGGCTTTCGTAAAGTTTTGGGACACACAGTTTTTGGCTATTTGCATAACTTTCGGATGGAGCAGGCACGGTTACTTTTATCTGAAGGTAAAATGAGCGTAGCTGAAGTAGCAAATAGCGTAGGTTACGAGCATCTTGGTCATTTTGCGGGAGCTTTTAAGCAGAAATTTGGTACTACTCCTAGTGCTTGTTTGAAGGGGAAAATTTTTAAGTAG
- a CDS encoding iron ABC transporter permease: MTKATTTLPRGWKTPRISPLVGLVIGLTLLLICLVYSVTLGAADIPLNKILASFITFDGSYEHLVIQTVRLPRSLMAMLVGSALAVSGALMQGLTRNPLADPGILGIESGAALAVVATIFIFGSSSLSVLTIVAFLGAGATAVLVYFLGSLGRGGATPLNLTVAGAALTALISSITTAVLIISQRTLEEIRFWLAGSLAGRDTNILLQALPFVVIGLVIAFALGRQITTMSLGEDVAKGLGQQTAWIKIITAISVVLLAGSSVALAGPIGFIGLVVPHIVRFFIRADYRWILPYSAIVGAILLLIADIAARVLLKPQELPVGVMTALVGAPFFVYLAKSKVKK, from the coding sequence ATGACAAAAGCAACTACAACATTACCTAGAGGCTGGAAAACACCACGAATATCACCTTTAGTAGGTCTAGTTATAGGACTAACGCTTCTACTAATTTGTTTGGTTTACAGCGTCACACTGGGTGCAGCAGATATACCTTTAAACAAGATTTTGGCATCTTTTATTACCTTTGATGGTTCCTATGAACACTTAGTCATCCAGACTGTGAGATTACCGCGATCGCTCATGGCTATGCTTGTAGGTTCAGCCTTGGCAGTATCGGGAGCATTAATGCAAGGTTTGACACGTAACCCCTTAGCAGATCCAGGTATTTTGGGTATTGAGTCGGGAGCCGCGCTGGCTGTAGTTGCAACAATTTTTATTTTTGGCAGTTCATCTCTCAGTGTTTTAACCATTGTGGCCTTTTTGGGTGCAGGAGCCACAGCAGTGTTAGTCTACTTTCTTGGTTCTCTAGGAAGAGGAGGAGCTACTCCACTGAATCTAACAGTTGCAGGCGCAGCGCTTACGGCTTTGATCTCTTCTATCACGACTGCTGTTTTAATCATCAGTCAACGAACTTTAGAAGAAATTAGATTTTGGTTAGCTGGTTCATTGGCTGGGCGCGATACCAACATACTCCTCCAAGCATTACCTTTCGTTGTCATTGGATTAGTAATTGCTTTTGCCCTTGGTAGACAGATTACTACTATGAGTTTAGGTGAAGATGTAGCCAAAGGCTTAGGTCAACAAACAGCTTGGATTAAAATAATTACTGCGATTAGCGTAGTTTTACTAGCAGGGAGTTCTGTCGCTCTTGCTGGGCCTATTGGTTTTATTGGCTTAGTTGTTCCCCACATAGTAAGATTTTTCATCAGAGCCGATTATCGTTGGATTTTGCCTTATTCCGCTATTGTAGGAGCAATTCTACTATTGATTGCAGATATCGCAGCGCGTGTATTACTCAAACCCCAAGAATTACCTGTGGGTGTAATGACAGCACTTGTTGGCGCTCCCTTTTTTGTTTACTTGGCTAAGTCAAAGGTGAAAAAATGA
- a CDS encoding iron ABC transporter permease gives MKMDWLVIRSEAISFRIDRRVPLMLLLLGLTIFVAMVMNVGRGEYPISPLDIVKTLFGIDTGNPDHAFVIYNLRLPRTIVALMVGMALAISGTIFQGLTRNPLADPGIIGINAGASLAAVTVIVLFPSAPIYTLPLSAFSGALLMAVLIYSLAWNGGSSPLLFILIGVGLSAIASAFTSLMITFGEIYDVSNALVWLAGSVYGRTWEQVFSLLPWLIVFVPMALILARHLNALNLGDDVAKGIGTRVEWQRGLLVLVGVALAGAGVATAGMISFVGLIAPHLGRQLVGATHEGLIPTSALLGGMIVVIADFLGRTLFAPIEIPCGVVTAAVGAPYFLYLLIRNRKK, from the coding sequence ATGAAGATGGATTGGCTAGTCATCCGTTCCGAGGCTATATCCTTTCGGATCGACCGACGTGTACCACTGATGTTGCTATTGCTAGGATTAACAATTTTCGTGGCAATGGTTATGAATGTGGGTAGGGGTGAATATCCAATCTCACCCTTGGATATTGTCAAAACGTTATTTGGTATAGATACAGGAAATCCTGATCATGCTTTCGTGATTTACAATCTGCGTCTACCTCGCACCATTGTCGCTTTGATGGTAGGAATGGCACTGGCAATCTCTGGCACTATCTTTCAAGGGTTAACACGCAATCCCCTAGCCGATCCCGGTATTATCGGTATCAATGCTGGTGCGAGTCTGGCAGCAGTTACAGTAATTGTATTATTTCCGTCAGCACCAATTTATACTTTACCTCTATCAGCCTTTAGTGGTGCTTTACTGATGGCGGTTTTAATTTACTCGCTCGCTTGGAATGGAGGCAGTTCGCCGCTTCTATTTATTTTAATCGGTGTTGGTTTGTCTGCGATCGCTAGTGCTTTTACCAGCTTGATGATTACCTTCGGGGAAATTTATGACGTTAGTAATGCTTTGGTTTGGTTAGCTGGCAGTGTTTACGGACGTACTTGGGAGCAAGTCTTTTCGCTACTGCCTTGGTTGATTGTTTTCGTACCAATGGCATTAATACTAGCAAGGCATTTGAATGCTCTTAACTTGGGAGATGATGTAGCCAAGGGTATAGGTACTCGTGTGGAATGGCAACGTGGTTTACTCGTGCTAGTGGGTGTAGCCTTAGCAGGTGCAGGAGTTGCCACCGCCGGCATGATTAGCTTTGTTGGTTTAATCGCACCCCATTTAGGACGACAGTTAGTGGGTGCAACCCATGAAGGTTTGATTCCTACCTCAGCCCTACTAGGAGGAATGATTGTTGTGATTGCAGACTTTTTGGGAAGAACGCTGTTTGCACCAATCGAAATTCCTTGTGGGGTAGTGACTGCTGCTGTTGGCGCTCCTTATTTTCTTTATTTGTTAATTCGTAACAGAAAAAAATAG
- a CDS encoding ABC transporter ATP-binding protein — MKGLSTRGLSLAYDGVPIIRDLNLAIPAGQISALVGANGCGKSTLLRGLARLLKPRGGTVYLDGESIFKLSTKEVAQQLGILPQGPVAPEGLTVKDLVAQGRYPYQNWLQQWSAKDETIVQQALEITNLLELAERELDTLSGGQRQRAWIAMALAQDTNILLLDEPTTFLDLAHQIEVLDLLYELHQHQGRTIVMVLHDLNHACRYADYLVAVKEGRIFTAGEPKQVMTETMVEEVFGLESRIIPDPVVGTPMCVPIGRKGGRKLQTKSSSL; from the coding sequence ATGAAAGGACTATCAACCAGAGGTTTGTCTTTAGCTTATGATGGTGTGCCGATTATTCGAGATTTAAATTTGGCAATTCCTGCCGGACAAATTAGTGCTTTAGTTGGTGCTAATGGCTGTGGTAAATCAACCTTATTAAGAGGTTTGGCAAGATTGCTTAAACCCCGTGGTGGTACAGTATATCTTGATGGAGAATCTATTTTTAAACTTTCCACCAAAGAAGTGGCTCAACAGTTGGGAATTTTACCTCAAGGGCCAGTAGCGCCGGAAGGGTTAACAGTAAAAGATTTGGTAGCACAAGGACGTTATCCTTATCAAAATTGGTTGCAGCAGTGGTCAGCAAAAGATGAAACAATTGTGCAACAGGCACTAGAGATTACAAATTTGTTGGAGCTGGCAGAGCGAGAACTAGACACTTTGTCTGGTGGACAAAGACAAAGAGCATGGATTGCGATGGCATTAGCGCAAGATACAAATATTTTACTTTTGGATGAACCGACGACTTTTCTAGATTTGGCTCACCAGATAGAGGTTTTGGATTTGTTGTATGAGCTACACCAACATCAGGGCAGAACTATTGTCATGGTGTTGCACGATTTAAATCATGCCTGTCGTTATGCTGATTATCTAGTTGCTGTCAAAGAAGGTCGAATTTTTACTGCTGGAGAACCGAAGCAGGTAATGACTGAAACAATGGTAGAGGAAGTTTTTGGGTTAGAAAGCCGTATTATTCCTGATCCAGTGGTGGGAACTCCGATGTGTGTACCGATAGGACGTAAGGGGGGAAGGAAATTACAAACAAAATCTTCTAGCTTGTGA
- a CDS encoding DUF4126 domain-containing protein, protein MIELLAALSASAAAGIRIALPLLFIGLLQGGNLWSQVPILSHISSPVLLGILTSWSFFELFASKKLIGQRVLQIIQLLFSPLVGAIMGVAVASATATPNWLIALIGGMLALVLQLVQIGWFFRLRGLPLWAAFVQDTLCIALVFFAFDAPRQGGLIALIMLWFAVGSGKYWYGCYRRHSRRKYYQPD, encoded by the coding sequence ATGATTGAACTCCTAGCCGCACTTTCTGCTTCAGCCGCCGCCGGAATCAGAATAGCTTTACCCTTACTCTTTATTGGACTTTTACAAGGTGGCAATCTTTGGTCACAAGTGCCAATTTTATCTCATATTTCCTCACCCGTCTTACTAGGGATTCTGACTAGTTGGTCATTTTTTGAGCTATTTGCTTCCAAAAAATTAATTGGGCAGCGAGTCTTACAAATCATACAACTGTTATTTTCCCCGCTTGTAGGAGCTATTATGGGAGTCGCTGTAGCTTCGGCAACTGCAACTCCCAATTGGCTAATTGCTTTGATTGGGGGAATGCTCGCCTTAGTACTCCAACTTGTTCAAATTGGCTGGTTCTTTCGCTTACGAGGTTTACCTTTGTGGGCAGCTTTTGTTCAAGATACACTGTGCATTGCATTAGTATTCTTTGCCTTTGATGCTCCCCGACAAGGAGGATTAATAGCTTTAATTATGCTATGGTTTGCGGTTGGTAGTGGTAAATACTGGTATGGTTGCTATAGGCGGCATTCTCGCCGCAAGTACTACCAACCCGATTAG
- the purB gene encoding adenylosuccinate lyase, whose translation MIERYTLPEMGNLWTEAYKFQTWLEVEIAVCEAQAGLGYIPAEAVEEIKAKANFDPQRVLEIEAEVRHDVIAFLTNVNEYVGEAGRYIHLGLTSSDVLDTALALQLVASLDILLQRLQDLIDAIRQKAKEHRYTVMIGRSHGIHAEPITFGFKLAGWLAEVLRHQERWQILRKTIAVGKISGAVGTYANIEPRVEAIACEKLGLKPDTASTQVISRDLHADFVQQLALVAASIERFAVEIRNLQKTDVLEVEEFFAKGQKGSSAMPHKRNPIRSERLTGMARIIRSHAIAALENVALWHERDISHSSVERVILPDACILMHFMLKEITELVKNLLVYPDNMTRNMNVYGGVVFSQRVLLTLVEKGMTREEAYKIVQENAHQAWNKPDGNFHDLISKDPRVTAKLSPAEIETCFDPQHHLQHLEQVYQRLGI comes from the coding sequence GTGATTGAGCGTTATACCTTGCCCGAAATGGGCAATCTTTGGACGGAAGCATATAAATTCCAAACCTGGTTAGAAGTAGAAATTGCCGTTTGTGAGGCGCAGGCGGGATTAGGTTACATTCCAGCCGAGGCGGTTGAAGAAATCAAGGCAAAGGCAAATTTCGATCCGCAAAGGGTACTGGAAATTGAAGCTGAAGTCCGCCACGATGTGATTGCCTTTTTGACAAATGTTAACGAATATGTGGGTGAGGCTGGGCGCTATATTCACCTGGGTTTAACCAGTTCTGATGTATTAGATACAGCTTTGGCACTGCAACTAGTTGCCAGTCTAGATATATTGTTGCAACGCCTGCAAGATTTGATTGATGCAATCCGTCAAAAGGCGAAAGAACATCGCTACACGGTAATGATTGGACGTTCCCACGGTATCCATGCCGAGCCAATCACTTTTGGCTTTAAGTTAGCCGGGTGGTTAGCAGAAGTATTGCGTCACCAAGAACGCTGGCAAATTCTACGTAAAACTATTGCTGTTGGTAAGATTTCGGGTGCGGTAGGGACTTATGCCAATATTGAGCCGCGTGTGGAAGCGATCGCTTGTGAAAAACTTGGACTCAAGCCCGATACGGCATCAACACAAGTAATTTCGCGCGATCTCCATGCCGATTTTGTTCAACAGTTAGCTTTGGTTGCTGCTTCTATAGAACGTTTTGCTGTTGAAATCCGCAACCTCCAAAAAACTGATGTTTTGGAAGTTGAAGAGTTTTTCGCTAAAGGGCAAAAAGGTTCTTCAGCCATGCCGCACAAGCGCAACCCCATCCGTTCGGAACGACTAACGGGCATGGCAAGAATTATTAGAAGTCATGCGATCGCTGCTTTGGAAAATGTCGCTCTCTGGCACGAACGGGATATTTCCCACAGTTCGGTTGAACGGGTAATTTTGCCTGATGCTTGTATTTTGATGCATTTTATGCTTAAGGAAATAACCGAATTGGTGAAGAACCTGCTGGTTTATCCTGATAACATGACACGAAATATGAATGTCTATGGCGGTGTGGTGTTTAGCCAAAGAGTGCTGCTGACTTTGGTTGAAAAGGGAATGACGCGTGAGGAAGCATATAAAATTGTGCAAGAAAATGCTCACCAAGCTTGGAACAAGCCAGATGGAAATTTCCATGATTTGATTAGCAAAGATCCACGCGTCACTGCAAAACTTTCACCAGCAGAGATTGAAACGTGTTTTGATCCACAGCATCATTTGCAGCATTTAGAACAGGTTTACCAAAGGCTGGGGATTTAG
- a CDS encoding YihY/virulence factor BrkB family protein, with the protein MNLKVIWGLFQETFSEWQKDKASRLAAALSYYTIFSIAPLLIIVIAVAGAVFGEAAATNAIFNQLQGLIGPEGAKVIQNAIDNANRPQAGTIASLISIVVLLFGATGLFTELQDALNTIWEVQPKPGKAMKNMVRQRFLSFAMVLAIGFLLLVSLVVSTVLAAIIGYFQNLLPGVDFLWQIVNFIISFAITTVLFGLIFKVLPDVKITWKDVLIGAAITSLLFSLGRYALGHYLGNATFGSTYGAAGSIVVILVWVNYAAQILFFGAEFTQVYSRRYGSHIVPADYAVPISESDRNQQGLKPKHQKSSTKKSDSNWASTLFSRFPHSKRLKRMRKNR; encoded by the coding sequence ATGAATTTGAAAGTGATTTGGGGGTTATTCCAAGAAACATTTAGTGAATGGCAGAAAGATAAAGCGTCGCGGTTAGCCGCAGCGTTATCTTATTACACTATTTTTTCCATTGCCCCATTACTGATTATTGTCATTGCGGTAGCTGGTGCAGTATTTGGAGAAGCAGCAGCAACTAATGCAATTTTTAACCAACTTCAAGGTTTAATTGGGCCGGAAGGTGCTAAAGTTATTCAAAATGCAATTGATAATGCTAATCGACCTCAAGCAGGAACAATCGCCTCACTCATCAGTATTGTTGTTTTGTTATTTGGTGCGACAGGTCTATTTACCGAGTTACAAGATGCTCTAAATACGATTTGGGAAGTGCAGCCAAAACCAGGAAAGGCGATGAAAAATATGGTTCGCCAGCGCTTTTTATCGTTCGCGATGGTATTGGCTATTGGCTTTTTACTCTTGGTATCCTTGGTAGTTAGTACGGTATTGGCAGCGATAATTGGTTACTTTCAAAACTTACTACCAGGTGTTGATTTCCTCTGGCAGATTGTCAACTTCATCATTAGTTTTGCCATCACCACAGTGCTATTCGGGTTGATTTTCAAAGTCTTGCCAGATGTCAAAATCACTTGGAAAGATGTTTTAATTGGAGCTGCGATTACCTCGCTGTTGTTCTCCTTGGGCAGGTATGCACTGGGACATTATCTGGGTAATGCTACTTTTGGTTCTACCTATGGAGCTGCTGGTTCGATAGTAGTGATTCTAGTTTGGGTTAATTATGCCGCTCAAATCTTGTTTTTTGGTGCAGAATTTACCCAAGTTTACTCGCGAAGGTATGGTTCTCATATTGTCCCTGCTGATTATGCAGTTCCTATCAGTGAAAGCGATCGCAACCAACAAGGTTTAAAACCTAAACATCAAAAATCCAGTACTAAAAAATCTGACTCTAACTGGGCAAGCACTCTCTTTTCGCGTTTTCCCCATTCCAAACGCTTAAAAAGGATGAGAAAAAATCGGTAA
- the cysE gene encoding serine O-acetyltransferase, whose product MLLTDLRTIYERDPAARNWVEVLFCYPGLQALMFHRIAHWLYKREIPFIPRFISQLSRFFTGIEIHPGAKIGKGVFIDHGMGVVIGETAIVGDRALIYQGVTLGGTGKESGKRHPTLGNNVVVGAGAKVLGNIQIGDHVRIGAGSVVLRDVPSNTTVVGIPGRITRQDKLKTDILAHNQLRDVEAEAIRALFERVKELEKQMEQLETNLHLSNTDVCVGNEVKFDSDLVIEEFLDGAGI is encoded by the coding sequence ATGCTGCTAACTGATTTGCGAACAATTTACGAGCGCGATCCTGCTGCCCGTAACTGGGTGGAAGTCTTGTTCTGCTACCCTGGACTTCAAGCTCTAATGTTCCATCGAATAGCACATTGGCTGTACAAAAGGGAAATACCTTTTATCCCACGATTTATTTCTCAACTCAGTCGGTTTTTCACAGGCATCGAAATTCACCCAGGAGCAAAAATTGGCAAGGGTGTATTTATCGATCATGGGATGGGAGTAGTAATTGGTGAAACGGCAATTGTGGGCGATCGCGCTTTGATATACCAAGGTGTTACTTTAGGCGGTACTGGAAAAGAAAGCGGTAAACGTCATCCCACTCTAGGTAACAACGTAGTCGTGGGAGCAGGTGCAAAGGTATTGGGTAATATTCAAATTGGGGATCATGTCCGCATCGGGGCGGGTTCTGTGGTGCTGCGCGATGTACCCAGCAATACTACTGTAGTTGGAATTCCCGGACGTATCACTCGTCAAGACAAGCTAAAAACCGATATTTTGGCTCACAATCAGCTGCGTGATGTAGAAGCTGAAGCGATCCGAGCTTTATTTGAACGGGTAAAGGAACTAGAAAAACAAATGGAGCAGCTGGAAACTAATTTACATCTGTCTAATACTGATGTATGTGTAGGCAACGAAGTTAAATTCGATAGTGATTTGGTGATTGAAGAGTTTCTAGATGGAGCAGGAATTTAG